A single Xenopus laevis strain J_2021 chromosome 3S, Xenopus_laevis_v10.1, whole genome shotgun sequence DNA region contains:
- the LOC121402120 gene encoding uncharacterized protein LOC121402120 — MQQSNWEGGLGGRSQSQPVPEPVLSQSRDKKGAGEERFPLGVSLVQPGSIPAVRDFQRVIPDPVPKLPEVLSGGQQLRQAQESVQKHEGQVVRTQSRVLVDSATQTGESDGSGGPGIAIMPEPVLRGTKVVSTKEERLTVPGVAPKSDSNKVVFPEVQSIKDEPSGLCQPKTKQVSGDLGGIKGVGGLQLLSMSRPREWEIRDRLEGPSVNKVGGIGQVPEESSDRPLPTMQTCTLSRDSADRGKTGSIPTSNQSSTWDYTDTALKEQDFRPGR; from the exons ATGCAGCAAAGTAACTGGGAGGGAGGACTGGGAGGCAGGAGCCAGAGTCAACCAGTGCCTGAACCAGTGTTATCCCAAAGTAGGGATAAGAAGGGAGCGGGGGAGGAGAGGTTTCCCCTAGGAGTCTCCCTGGTGCAGCCCGGTAGTATACCGGCAGTGAGGGATTTCCAGCGTGTAATCCCTGatcctgtacccaaactgcctgaGGTCTTGAGTGGAGGTCAGCAGCTACGCCAAGCTCAGGAGTCAGTGCAGAAGCATGAGGGACAGGTGGTTAGGACTCAGAGTAGGGTCCTAGTGGATAGTGCCACTCAGACTGGGGAGAGTGATGGTAGTGGTGGGCCAGGAATAGCCATCATGCCAGAACCAGTACTGAGGGGGACTAAGGTGGTCAGTACTAAGGAGGAAAGGCTGACAGTACCAGGAGTTGCTCCCAAGTCAGATAGCAACAAAGTAGTTTTTCCAGAAGTCCAGAGTATTAAGGACGAGCCCAGTGGTTTATGCCAACCCAAGACTAAGCAGGTCAGTGGAGACCTGGGTGGCATCAAGGGGGTGGGAGGCCTCCAGCTACTTTCTATGTCTAGGCCCAGGGAATGGGAGATTAGAGATAG gctggagggcccCTCAGTGAACAAGGTGGGAGGAATAGGTCAGGTGcctgaggagagcagtgatagaCCATTGCCTACTATGCaaacctgcactctgtccagagACAGTGCAGATAGAGGCAAAACGGGAAGTATACCTACATCAAACCAGTCCAGTACCTGGGATTATACTGATACAGCCCTCAAGGAACAAGACTTTAGGCCTGGGAGGTAG